The following proteins are co-located in the Candidatus Desulfofervidus auxilii genome:
- a CDS encoding permease-like cell division protein FtsX, which translates to MIGYFFKKTWQNIRHSFWHNIICLVATTLSLSIFGFFLLLIFNLSIFLKTWQGNIPIIVFFKNEKAALEAKSQLEKRKELKKVEYVSSEQALKRLEKWLKGKFSLLEGLKENPLFPSLEITFSPFYQTPSFLENFKKNIKNFPGVKEVACPSYVFSLLVTTWRIFKILIFLASIFLSISTIFIISALIRFNFQQRREEIEIMRLLGANEWFIKCPFYLEGLIQGFFASVISLFILRIGISWYNLKIAMFQNGFNFSFFDLQRILGFIGCGFILGGFGSFLSLYKS; encoded by the coding sequence TCTTGTTGCTACCACACTTTCTTTAAGCATTTTTGGTTTCTTTTTACTTTTAATTTTTAATTTGAGTATTTTTTTAAAGACATGGCAAGGAAATATTCCAATAATTGTATTTTTTAAAAATGAAAAAGCAGCTTTAGAAGCAAAGAGTCAACTTGAGAAAAGAAAAGAATTGAAAAAAGTTGAGTATGTTTCTTCAGAACAAGCTTTAAAACGGCTTGAAAAATGGCTAAAAGGAAAATTTTCTCTTCTTGAAGGGCTTAAAGAGAATCCTTTATTCCCTTCTTTAGAAATCACTTTTTCCCCTTTTTATCAAACACCATCTTTTTTAGAAAATTTCAAAAAAAATATTAAAAATTTTCCAGGAGTAAAAGAAGTGGCTTGTCCTTCTTATGTTTTTTCTCTTTTGGTGACTACTTGGAGAATTTTTAAAATATTAATTTTTTTAGCCAGTATTTTTTTAAGTATTTCAACAATTTTTATTATATCTGCACTTATTCGTTTTAATTTCCAGCAAAGAAGAGAAGAGATTGAAATAATGCGTCTCTTAGGTGCTAATGAATGGTTTATTAAATGTCCATTTTATTTGGAAGGATTAATTCAAGGTTTTTTTGCCAGTGTTATTAGTTTGTTTATTTTAAGAATAGGAATATCTTGGTATAATTTAAAAATAGCTATGTTTCAAAATGGATTTAATTTTTCTTTTTTTGATCTTCAAAGAATTTTGGGATTTATAGGATGTGGTTTTATTTTAGGTGGATTTGGCAGTTTTTTAAGTTTATACAAATCTTAA